Proteins from one Lacrimispora sphenoides genomic window:
- a CDS encoding VOC family protein has protein sequence MNRINVICLGVRSMEDSIRFYKDGLGFQTNETGYNPPVIFFNTSGGLKLELYPIDLLVKDINNSNPPQIHSGFSGITLAYNVKSKEEVHQVIELARKAGAQVEKEPQDVFWGGYHAYFSDPDGYFWEVAYGPEFKFDEKDMLIL, from the coding sequence ATGAACCGAATAAATGTAATATGTTTAGGTGTAAGAAGTATGGAAGATTCAATCCGCTTTTATAAAGATGGATTAGGTTTTCAGACAAACGAAACGGGCTATAACCCACCGGTAATTTTTTTTAATACTTCAGGAGGATTAAAACTGGAACTATATCCGATTGACTTATTAGTAAAGGATATTAACAACAGCAATCCTCCGCAGATTCACTCTGGTTTTAGTGGCATAACATTGGCCTATAATGTGAAAAGCAAGGAAGAAGTGCATCAAGTGATTGAATTAGCAAGAAAAGCCGGTGCACAAGTTGAAAAAGAACCGCAGGATGTCTTTTGGGGCGGTTATCATGCTTATTTTTCGGACCCAGATGGTTATTTTTGGGAGGTTGCATACGGTCCTGAATTTAAGTTTGACGAGAAGGATATGTTGATTTTATGA
- a CDS encoding LacI family DNA-binding transcriptional regulator, whose protein sequence is MNIRDIAKKVGVSSATVSRVINQSGYVKDETKQKVLAAIEEADFVPNAIARSLSTRDSSSIGVIVPDIANEFFSSVISGMGEIAVNNQYNIVLFDTGEMQEREHQYLQMAEGQRLSGLIITPVSELDMVTRDKLIQFENKGIPVVLVDRNIKNSSLDGVFVENAAAAYKGVESLIHAGHRKIAIITGPSTSMPGKDRLKGYKAALMDYRIELKEEYIVSGDFKIIKAYERTKELLRLPDPPTAIFASNNQTSLGVLKYLTEQKLKMGRDISMVGFDQIESLKIIDYRLSTIERDAKRQGYEAMAMLIDKLSHKESKSSDRKIFVPYQVVLRGSELIK, encoded by the coding sequence ATGAATATACGGGATATTGCCAAAAAAGTAGGTGTTTCTTCTGCGACAGTGTCCAGAGTGATTAATCAGTCCGGATATGTAAAGGACGAAACGAAGCAAAAGGTTTTAGCAGCGATTGAAGAAGCAGATTTCGTACCGAATGCCATAGCAAGAAGTTTAAGCACCCGTGACTCTTCCAGTATCGGAGTTATTGTTCCGGATATAGCCAATGAGTTTTTTTCCAGCGTTATAAGCGGAATGGGAGAGATAGCGGTCAATAACCAGTATAACATTGTTCTGTTTGATACAGGTGAAATGCAGGAAAGGGAACATCAATACCTTCAGATGGCAGAAGGCCAAAGACTTTCCGGTTTGATTATTACCCCGGTTTCCGAGCTTGATATGGTGACTCGGGATAAGCTGATACAATTTGAAAACAAGGGAATTCCGGTGGTTTTAGTTGACCGAAATATTAAAAATTCCAGTCTGGATGGTGTTTTTGTAGAGAATGCCGCCGCTGCTTATAAAGGAGTGGAATCTTTGATCCATGCCGGACACCGAAAGATTGCAATCATTACAGGTCCCAGCACTTCTATGCCAGGGAAGGACCGGTTAAAGGGTTACAAGGCAGCCTTAATGGATTATAGGATTGAACTTAAGGAAGAGTATATTGTATCCGGAGATTTCAAGATTATCAAAGCCTATGAACGGACAAAAGAATTGCTACGGCTTCCGGATCCGCCGACTGCAATTTTTGCCTCCAATAACCAGACCAGTCTGGGAGTCCTTAAGTATCTTACCGAGCAGAAACTTAAAATGGGCAGGGATATATCAATGGTAGGCTTTGACCAGATTGAATCACTTAAAATAATCGATTACAGGCTATCAACCATCGAACGTGATGCAAAGAGGCAGGGATATGAAGCTATGGCAATGCTGATTGACAAGCTGTCCCATAAGGAGAGTAAAAGCTCCGACAGGAAAATATTTGTTCCATATCAGGTGGTGCTTCGCGGGTCAGAATTAATAAAATAG
- the deoC gene encoding deoxyribose-phosphate aldolase gives MEIAKLVDHTMLKADATSETIKRYCSEAKEYGFASVCVNTCQVPLVAQELKGSGVAVCCVVGFPLGAMLASAKAFEAAEAVKAGADEVDTVMNIGAMKDKNYDLVRDDIKAVVEASQGKVVKVILENCLLTKEEIVKACELSIEAGADFVKTSTGFSTGGAVAEDVALMKQTVENRAKVKASGGIRTLEEARAMIEAGADRIGAGNGIALL, from the coding sequence ATGGAAATTGCAAAATTAGTGGATCACACGATGTTAAAGGCAGATGCCACATCAGAAACAATTAAAAGATACTGTTCAGAAGCAAAAGAATATGGATTTGCATCGGTGTGTGTGAATACTTGCCAGGTACCTCTCGTTGCACAGGAATTAAAAGGCAGCGGTGTCGCTGTTTGCTGCGTGGTAGGTTTCCCTCTAGGCGCAATGTTAGCTTCTGCAAAAGCTTTTGAAGCCGCCGAGGCAGTGAAGGCAGGGGCAGATGAAGTAGATACGGTAATGAACATCGGCGCCATGAAGGATAAAAATTATGATCTGGTGCGTGACGATATAAAAGCAGTTGTAGAAGCATCCCAGGGGAAAGTTGTAAAAGTTATTTTAGAAAACTGCCTCCTAACGAAAGAGGAAATTGTAAAAGCCTGCGAGCTTTCTATAGAAGCCGGAGCAGATTTTGTAAAAACGTCCACAGGTTTTAGCACAGGCGGTGCTGTAGCAGAAGATGTAGCACTCATGAAGCAGACCGTAGAAAACAGGGCAAAAGTAAAGGCTAGCGGAGGAATCCGTACACTGGAAGAGGCACGGGCCATGATAGAAGCCGGAGCAGACCGGATAGGAGCAGGCAACGGAATCGCCTTGCTATAA
- the rbsK gene encoding ribokinase, which translates to MGKKVTVFGSFVVDLMGRSPHLPVPGETVKGSIFKMGPGGKGFNQGVAAHKAGADVTMVTKLGEDAFADVALNTMKTLGMDTKRIFRTEQTETGCALIMVDENTSQNEIVVILGACDTITDEEVESISDLLDQSEFLLTQLETNISSVEKVIDIAYEKGVKIILNTAPVQPVSDSILSKVDLITPNEVEAEILTGIPVDGEENAGRAADYFFEKGVKNVLITLGGKGVYLATPKKRGILPAYRVNAVDTTGAGDAFNGGLVAALAEGKDLWEAAAFANALAAISVQRIGTTPAMPDREEIDSFIKEQEKENRSC; encoded by the coding sequence ATGGGGAAAAAAGTAACAGTTTTCGGAAGCTTTGTAGTGGATCTGATGGGAAGAAGCCCTCATCTTCCGGTCCCGGGAGAAACCGTTAAAGGAAGTATTTTTAAAATGGGTCCGGGCGGCAAGGGATTCAATCAGGGGGTAGCTGCCCATAAGGCGGGAGCTGATGTGACCATGGTAACGAAGCTTGGGGAGGATGCATTCGCAGATGTGGCCTTAAATACCATGAAAACCCTGGGAATGGATACCAAGCGGATATTCCGCACTGAGCAGACAGAGACCGGCTGTGCGCTGATCATGGTAGATGAAAACACCAGCCAGAATGAAATAGTTGTCATTCTGGGCGCCTGTGACACAATTACAGATGAAGAAGTAGAATCTATTTCAGATTTGCTGGATCAGTCGGAATTCTTGCTGACTCAGCTGGAAACCAATATTTCTTCCGTCGAAAAAGTAATTGATATCGCATATGAAAAAGGTGTAAAAATCATTTTAAATACGGCTCCTGTACAGCCGGTCAGTGACAGCATTTTAAGTAAAGTGGATTTAATCACGCCGAATGAGGTAGAAGCTGAGATATTAACCGGGATACCGGTTGATGGGGAAGAAAATGCAGGAAGAGCTGCAGATTACTTTTTTGAAAAAGGAGTTAAAAATGTACTGATCACCTTAGGGGGAAAAGGTGTTTACTTAGCAACTCCAAAGAAGAGGGGCATCCTGCCAGCTTACCGTGTCAATGCAGTAGATACGACCGGTGCTGGCGATGCGTTTAATGGCGGCCTGGTGGCAGCCCTGGCAGAAGGAAAGGATCTATGGGAGGCGGCAGCCTTTGCCAATGCATTAGCCGCTATCTCGGTACAACGGATCGGAACCACACCGGCCATGCCTGACAGGGAAGAAATAGACTCATTTATTAAAGAGCAGGAGAAGGAGAATCGCTCATGTTAA
- the rbsD gene encoding D-ribose pyranase has protein sequence MLKTGILHPQLARVMAELRHMDMLVIGDAGLPIPKGVERVDLGWKPGSPAYLEVLEEIEKYMVTEKAIFAEEALAVSPELHKKALALLPEGIPVEYVPHKELKKMTEGAKAIILTGEFTGYTNVVLVSGCAY, from the coding sequence ATGTTAAAAACAGGAATTTTGCACCCACAATTAGCAAGAGTCATGGCAGAACTCAGGCATATGGATATGCTGGTAATCGGAGATGCCGGGCTTCCCATTCCCAAGGGAGTGGAACGGGTGGACTTGGGCTGGAAGCCGGGAAGTCCTGCTTATCTGGAGGTACTGGAAGAAATAGAAAAGTATATGGTAACGGAAAAGGCCATATTTGCAGAGGAGGCACTTGCAGTAAGCCCTGAACTACATAAGAAGGCGCTGGCTCTCTTGCCGGAAGGAATTCCGGTGGAGTATGTGCCCCATAAAGAATTAAAAAAGATGACTGAGGGGGCCAAGGCAATCATCCTGACAGGTGAATTTACAGGCTATACCAACGTAGTATTGGTCTCAGGATGCGCATATTGA
- a CDS encoding sugar ABC transporter ATP-binding protein, which translates to MGGRLVLKLESIVKTFPGVKALDGVHLEIFEGEVHALCGENGAGKSTLMKIIAGAQPYTSGAMYLDDKEVVFHSAKDAEKHGIAMIYQEFNMVPEMSVAENMYLGRLPVSPLGKVDWNRLYQDAQENLDHLGLKFSAKTKVKNLSVAEAQMTEIAKCLTIGAKIIIMDEPTAALADEEIQILFRTIEELKKKGIAIIYISHRMDEIFQISDRLTVFRDGKFVASKIIGETDYDDVVSMMVGRNVSNLYPVRDYKTQEVVFEARKVNSRGVHDVSLKLHKGEILGITGLLGAGTIELSKLIYGAIPMDSGEIYVHGKKKDCSSPRKALEAGIGFVSDDRKQEGLVLLRSIKENISMSSLKKLTKGFRLDNRLEMDRVKEQVKALNIKVSSAQQLAGKLSGGNQQKVVFAKVLLADSDILILDEPTRGVDVGAKAEIYAIMNKLTEAGKSILVISTDLPELIGVSDRVIVMREGRTVLEISKQEMNQEKILAHASGGVSENESGN; encoded by the coding sequence ATGGGAGGAAGGTTAGTTTTAAAACTGGAATCAATCGTAAAGACGTTTCCCGGTGTCAAGGCTCTTGACGGGGTTCATCTGGAGATCTTTGAGGGAGAAGTCCATGCCCTGTGCGGAGAAAACGGGGCAGGAAAATCTACCTTGATGAAAATAATCGCGGGAGCACAGCCTTATACTTCCGGTGCTATGTATCTGGATGACAAAGAAGTGGTGTTTCATTCTGCCAAAGATGCGGAAAAACATGGAATCGCCATGATCTATCAGGAGTTTAATATGGTTCCGGAGATGTCGGTAGCAGAAAACATGTATCTTGGAAGACTTCCGGTAAGTCCATTGGGGAAAGTGGATTGGAACAGACTGTACCAGGATGCACAGGAGAATCTGGATCATCTGGGCTTAAAATTCAGTGCAAAGACTAAGGTAAAGAATCTGTCAGTGGCAGAGGCTCAGATGACGGAGATTGCCAAGTGCCTGACCATCGGGGCAAAAATCATCATTATGGATGAGCCTACCGCAGCACTGGCAGATGAGGAAATCCAGATTCTCTTCCGGACAATTGAGGAACTGAAGAAAAAGGGAATTGCAATCATTTACATATCCCACCGCATGGATGAGATCTTTCAGATCTCGGACCGTCTAACCGTTTTCCGCGACGGAAAATTCGTTGCATCAAAAATCATTGGAGAGACGGATTATGATGATGTGGTATCCATGATGGTCGGACGCAATGTATCCAATCTGTATCCGGTGAGAGATTACAAAACCCAGGAAGTGGTATTTGAAGCCAGGAAAGTAAACAGCCGTGGGGTCCATGATGTCAGCTTAAAGCTTCACAAAGGAGAAATTTTAGGGATTACAGGCCTTTTGGGTGCCGGTACAATAGAACTTTCCAAGCTGATTTACGGTGCCATTCCAATGGACAGCGGAGAAATTTATGTACATGGTAAAAAGAAGGATTGTTCTTCTCCCAGAAAAGCTTTAGAAGCAGGAATCGGGTTTGTCTCAGATGACAGGAAGCAGGAGGGGCTTGTTTTATTAAGAAGCATCAAAGAAAATATCTCCATGTCTTCTCTAAAAAAGCTGACCAAAGGATTCCGGCTGGATAACAGGCTGGAAATGGACCGTGTAAAGGAACAGGTGAAAGCGCTTAATATTAAAGTCAGTTCTGCACAGCAGCTTGCCGGAAAGTTAAGCGGCGGAAACCAGCAGAAAGTAGTGTTTGCAAAGGTGCTTTTAGCGGATTCTGATATTCTGATTTTAGACGAACCCACACGAGGAGTCGACGTTGGGGCCAAGGCGGAGATCTATGCCATTATGAACAAGCTGACGGAAGCGGGAAAGAGCATTCTTGTAATTTCTACGGATCTTCCTGAATTGATTGGGGTCAGTGACCGCGTCATTGTTATGCGGGAAGGACGAACGGTGTTAGAAATCTCCAAACAGGAAATGAATCAGGAAAAAATATTAGCACATGCGTCTGGAGGGGTAAGTGAAAATGAATCAGGAAACTAA
- a CDS encoding ABC transporter permease gives MNQETKKRLINQINIYRSVLILLVICIFAAFLSESFLSVSNLFNVFKQVTVAGIIGCGMTFVILTGGIDLSVGSILGFAGVVASGVLASTGNTFLAVLTAVAIGITCGIVNGFFISQCGIPPFIATLGMMTLLRGCVLVYTKGSPIPVKVDSYKFIGKGTVLGIPVPVIILIALFLLAHYILTQTSFGRSIYAFGGNREAARLSGISVKKTEWMAYIINGFLSGIAAVVLTARLGSAQSTSGQGIEMDAIAAVILGGTSLSGGTGFVLPTVVGAMIMGIIDNILTLMNVNPHATNIVKGAVVLIAVLVDKKVKDLSAKAE, from the coding sequence ATGAATCAGGAAACTAAGAAACGGTTAATCAACCAAATTAATATATATCGCTCGGTTTTGATCTTACTGGTAATCTGTATCTTTGCCGCCTTTTTGTCAGAAAGCTTTTTAAGTGTTTCCAACCTGTTTAATGTTTTTAAGCAGGTGACAGTTGCCGGCATCATCGGATGCGGCATGACCTTTGTGATTCTTACCGGCGGAATCGATTTGTCCGTAGGTTCCATTCTGGGCTTTGCTGGGGTTGTAGCCTCCGGTGTGCTGGCTTCCACCGGCAATACCTTTCTGGCGGTACTTACAGCAGTTGCAATCGGAATTACCTGCGGAATCGTAAATGGATTTTTTATTTCCCAATGCGGGATTCCTCCGTTTATTGCTACCCTTGGCATGATGACCCTTCTTCGGGGATGTGTTTTGGTCTACACCAAAGGCTCTCCCATTCCGGTCAAGGTAGATTCCTATAAATTTATTGGAAAAGGTACGGTTCTGGGGATTCCGGTGCCTGTTATTATACTGATAGCACTTTTCCTGCTGGCACACTACATATTGACGCAAACCAGCTTTGGACGCAGCATTTATGCATTTGGCGGAAACCGGGAAGCCGCCCGTTTATCCGGAATATCCGTAAAAAAGACGGAATGGATGGCTTACATCATTAATGGCTTTTTAAGCGGCATTGCGGCAGTGGTTTTAACAGCCAGACTGGGGTCTGCACAATCCACCAGCGGACAGGGGATCGAGATGGATGCCATTGCAGCGGTCATACTTGGAGGTACAAGCTTAAGCGGCGGAACCGGATTTGTGCTGCCTACTGTGGTAGGTGCTATGATCATGGGAATTATCGATAATATTCTTACGCTTATGAATGTAAATCCCCACGCCACCAATATTGTAAAGGGCGCAGTTGTTCTCATTGCAGTTCTGGTGGACAAAAAGGTTAAGGATTTATCTGCGAAAGCAGAATAA
- a CDS encoding substrate-binding domain-containing protein produces MIKRKHMAAVAAAGFVLASLAGCSSGEKASETKQETAQTEAATTTAEAKAEAKSGEKKYVIGLAMNTQTNPFFVDVKDGVQKAADELGVELYITDAQDDPSIQMKDVENLITKKPDCIIIDTCDSDAIVSSIEACNEAGIPVLTMDREASGGEVVSHIGYDAIKSGKLAGEYLVDTLGGKGNIVEIQGIMGTNVAQSRSKGFNEAISQHPDMKIVACQVADFDRAKGMSIMENILQANDHIDGLYAANDEMLLGALEAIEAAGRLDEITMIGCDAIDDTIEAIKAGKVNATIAEPPFFLGKAILNSAYNYLQGKDVDKYVILDNELVTADNVNDLVTKE; encoded by the coding sequence ATGATCAAAAGAAAACACATGGCAGCAGTAGCAGCCGCAGGATTTGTCCTTGCATCATTGGCAGGATGCAGCAGCGGAGAGAAGGCGTCTGAAACCAAACAGGAGACCGCACAGACAGAAGCAGCTACGACAACAGCGGAAGCTAAAGCAGAGGCTAAGTCAGGGGAGAAGAAATACGTAATCGGACTTGCTATGAATACTCAGACAAATCCATTCTTTGTGGATGTAAAAGACGGGGTACAGAAAGCCGCAGACGAATTAGGAGTAGAACTTTATATTACAGATGCGCAGGATGATCCATCAATTCAGATGAAGGATGTAGAAAACTTGATCACCAAGAAACCGGACTGCATCATCATCGATACTTGTGACTCGGATGCAATCGTATCTTCCATAGAAGCATGTAACGAAGCCGGTATCCCGGTGCTTACCATGGACCGTGAGGCAAGCGGCGGAGAAGTGGTTTCTCATATCGGTTACGATGCCATCAAATCCGGTAAACTGGCCGGCGAGTATCTGGTAGATACACTTGGAGGCAAAGGAAATATCGTAGAAATCCAGGGTATTATGGGAACCAATGTGGCTCAGAGCCGTTCCAAGGGCTTTAACGAAGCCATAAGCCAGCATCCTGACATGAAGATCGTTGCCTGCCAGGTTGCAGATTTTGACCGTGCCAAGGGTATGAGCATTATGGAGAACATCCTTCAGGCCAACGACCACATCGACGGATTATATGCAGCCAACGATGAAATGCTTCTTGGAGCTTTGGAAGCGATCGAAGCTGCCGGCCGTCTGGACGAGATTACCATGATCGGCTGCGATGCCATTGATGACACCATTGAGGCCATTAAAGCAGGAAAGGTTAATGCAACAATTGCAGAACCGCCTTTCTTCCTTGGAAAAGCTATTTTGAACTCTGCATACAATTATCTGCAGGGCAAAGACGTAGACAAGTATGTGATTTTGGACAACGAACTGGTAACTGCTGATAACGTAAATGATTTAGTTACAAAAGAATAA